One part of the Parasphingorhabdus sp. SCSIO 66989 genome encodes these proteins:
- the mfd gene encoding transcription-repair coupling factor, which translates to MSVYQQIASATAPLTLCGSPPGAVPLILTDLARQHKERIVFVAADDSAMAATAQIAAQMAPDLKIATLPAWDCLPYDRSSPSAAVSAARLETLHALEQGLEKGPKLVVTTANALIQRNLTPFRIRAFARTLRKDEQCDREALIRHLQGLGYSRTDTVADFGEYAVRGSIVDLYPSGAEHGLRLDFFGDEIETIRLFDPASQRTVESIESYQLLPASEVVLDEDNITRFRSRYRELHGAEGTSDPLYQAVSEGRPLAGMDHWLPLFEERLEPLFAHFDADDLILRDNGAAIAMEQRFEAIQDYYNSRIEAQARDNTTYRPLAPDTLYASKDELDALIANVAAHQLSPFHEPESDGVIDMGFSPGRDFAPERKAMGSNGGSIYTAVTQHIGNNKAKGLATIIASYTDGSRSRKQSLLEEHGLGDIAVASDWPGALAIARSGKTAMLTMAAETGFANDSLELLTEQDLLGDRLVRRSRKGKKAETFLSELATLSTGDLVVHVEHGIGRYDGLISIPVGESPHDCVALTYANDDRLYVPVENIDVLTRYGSDGEGASLDKLGGEAWQRRKSKLKDRIRAIAGELMKTAAARALRSAERIGLDATPYAAFVDRFPYEETEDQERVIAEVLDDLGDGKPMDRLVCGDVGFGKTEVAMRAAYAVAMSGLQVAVIAPTTLLARQHHAGFAERFRGFPVNVGRLSRLVPEKEAKATRAGIADGTVDIAIGTHALLAKSLDFKRLGLVIIDEEQKFGVTHKERLKQLKNTVHVLTLTATPIPRTLQMAMTGLRDLSVIQTPPVDRLAVRTYVMPWDPVVLREALLREHYRGGQSFLVVPRISDLKDMEEFLKEVVPEVKPITAHGQMSATVVEERMSAFYERKYDVLLSTTIVESGLDIPTANTLIIHRADRFGLGQLYQLRGRVGRSKTRAYAYFTTPENRVLTETAEKRLKVLSDLDSLGAGFQLASHDMDIRGAGNLVGDEQSGHVREVGFELYQAMLEEAIIEAKTGDLADDMREEAFSPSITVDAPILIPEDYVPDLGLRMALYRRLNKLEDTAAVEAFAAELIDRFGPIPSPTENLLKIMRIKLNCLTARISKIDVGPRGAVVTFHQDTFPNVPGLLAYVERLKGVAKIRPDQKLMIARVWRDPQSRLNGLMQLSRGLAGVASKAA; encoded by the coding sequence ATGTCCGTTTACCAACAGATCGCGTCGGCGACGGCGCCCCTGACCCTTTGCGGCAGCCCGCCGGGGGCAGTGCCGTTGATCCTCACCGATCTGGCGCGCCAGCATAAGGAGCGGATTGTGTTTGTCGCGGCTGATGATTCGGCGATGGCGGCAACGGCGCAGATTGCGGCGCAAATGGCGCCTGATCTGAAGATTGCGACACTCCCGGCATGGGATTGCCTGCCCTATGATCGCTCCTCGCCCTCTGCGGCGGTTTCGGCAGCGCGACTGGAAACTCTGCACGCACTGGAACAAGGTCTGGAAAAAGGCCCTAAGCTGGTCGTCACCACTGCCAATGCGCTGATCCAGCGCAACCTGACGCCGTTTCGCATCCGTGCCTTTGCCAGAACGCTGCGAAAAGACGAACAATGCGACCGCGAAGCGCTGATCCGGCATTTGCAGGGTCTGGGCTATAGCCGCACCGATACTGTCGCCGATTTTGGCGAATATGCCGTGCGCGGGTCGATTGTTGATCTTTATCCGTCCGGCGCGGAACATGGCCTGCGGCTTGATTTCTTCGGTGATGAGATTGAGACCATCCGCCTGTTCGATCCGGCCAGCCAACGGACGGTGGAGAGTATAGAGAGCTATCAGCTTCTCCCTGCATCTGAAGTAGTACTCGATGAAGACAATATCACACGCTTCCGCAGCCGCTATCGCGAACTGCATGGCGCAGAGGGCACCAGCGATCCGCTCTATCAAGCGGTCAGTGAAGGCCGCCCGCTGGCCGGTATGGATCATTGGTTGCCGCTTTTCGAGGAACGGCTTGAACCGCTATTTGCACATTTTGACGCGGACGACCTGATCCTGCGCGACAATGGCGCGGCGATTGCCATGGAGCAGCGCTTTGAGGCGATTCAGGACTATTATAACAGCCGCATAGAAGCACAGGCCCGCGACAATACCACCTATCGCCCGCTGGCGCCCGATACGCTGTATGCCAGCAAGGACGAACTCGACGCGCTAATCGCTAATGTTGCGGCGCATCAGCTTTCGCCCTTCCATGAGCCGGAGAGTGACGGCGTGATCGATATGGGCTTCTCGCCCGGTCGCGACTTTGCACCGGAACGCAAGGCAATGGGTAGCAATGGGGGCAGCATCTACACCGCCGTCACCCAGCATATCGGCAATAACAAAGCCAAGGGTCTGGCGACGATCATTGCCAGCTACACCGATGGCTCACGCAGCCGGAAGCAGAGCCTGTTGGAAGAACATGGCCTGGGCGATATCGCAGTTGCCAGCGATTGGCCAGGCGCGCTTGCCATAGCGCGAAGCGGCAAGACCGCGATGCTGACCATGGCGGCGGAGACAGGCTTCGCCAATGACAGTCTGGAACTGCTCACTGAACAGGATCTGCTTGGCGACCGTCTGGTGCGCCGCAGCCGCAAGGGCAAAAAGGCCGAGACTTTCCTCAGCGAACTGGCGACTCTCTCGACCGGCGATCTGGTAGTGCATGTCGAGCATGGTATTGGCCGCTATGACGGCCTGATTTCCATCCCCGTCGGCGAAAGCCCGCATGATTGCGTCGCCCTCACCTATGCCAATGACGATCGGCTCTATGTTCCGGTGGAGAATATCGATGTCCTCACCCGCTATGGCAGCGATGGCGAGGGTGCATCGCTGGATAAGCTGGGAGGTGAGGCATGGCAGCGCCGCAAGTCCAAGCTCAAAGACCGCATCCGCGCTATTGCTGGCGAGCTGATGAAAACCGCCGCTGCACGCGCCCTGCGTAGTGCCGAACGGATTGGTTTGGATGCCACGCCTTATGCGGCTTTTGTCGACCGTTTCCCTTATGAAGAAACCGAGGATCAAGAACGGGTGATTGCCGAGGTTCTCGATGATCTAGGCGATGGCAAACCGATGGATCGCCTCGTCTGCGGTGATGTCGGCTTTGGTAAGACCGAAGTGGCAATGCGCGCCGCCTATGCGGTAGCTATGTCAGGGTTACAGGTCGCGGTAATCGCGCCCACCACCCTGCTCGCGCGCCAACACCATGCCGGATTTGCAGAACGCTTTCGCGGATTTCCGGTCAATGTTGGAAGACTGTCACGATTGGTGCCGGAAAAGGAGGCTAAGGCGACCCGTGCCGGTATCGCCGATGGCACTGTCGATATCGCCATCGGCACCCATGCACTGCTCGCTAAATCGCTCGATTTTAAGCGGCTTGGCCTTGTGATTATTGATGAAGAACAGAAGTTCGGCGTCACCCATAAGGAACGGCTGAAGCAGCTTAAAAACACCGTCCATGTCCTCACCCTGACGGCCACACCAATTCCGCGTACTTTGCAAATGGCGATGACAGGCCTGCGCGACCTTTCGGTGATCCAGACACCACCCGTCGACCGGCTGGCGGTGCGCACCTACGTCATGCCCTGGGATCCGGTGGTGCTGCGCGAGGCCTTGCTGCGCGAGCATTATCGCGGCGGCCAGAGCTTCCTCGTCGTACCTCGCATCAGCGATCTCAAGGATATGGAGGAATTCCTCAAAGAGGTCGTGCCAGAGGTCAAACCGATCACCGCGCATGGCCAGATGTCGGCGACAGTCGTCGAGGAACGCATGTCTGCCTTTTACGAGCGCAAATATGATGTGTTGCTTTCCACCACCATAGTCGAAAGCGGGCTGGATATCCCGACGGCGAATACCCTGATCATCCATCGCGCTGATCGTTTTGGCCTCGGCCAGCTCTATCAGCTTCGCGGTCGCGTCGGGCGTTCCAAGACCCGCGCCTATGCCTATTTTACAACACCGGAAAACCGGGTGCTGACCGAGACGGCTGAAAAACGCCTCAAGGTGCTGAGCGATCTCGATAGCCTGGGGGCCGGTTTCCAGTTGGCCAGCCATGATATGGACATTAGAGGCGCCGGAAATCTGGTCGGTGACGAGCAATCAGGACATGTCCGCGAGGTCGGTTTTGAACTCTACCAGGCTATGCTCGAAGAGGCGATTATCGAGGCCAAAACGGGCGACCTCGCCGATGATATGCGCGAGGAAGCCTTCTCGCCCTCAATCACCGTGGATGCGCCGATCCTGATCCCCGAAGACTATGTCCCCGATCTCGGCCTGCGCATGGCGCTCTATCGCCGCCTCAACAAGCTGGAGGATACCGCCGCGGTTGAGGCCTTTGCCGCTGAATTGATCGACCGTTTCGGGCCGATCCCTTCACCGACGGAAAACCTGCTCAAGATCATGCGCATCAAGCTCAACTGCCTGACCGCGCGTATCTCCAAGATCGATGTCGGCCCGCGCGGCGCAGTGGTCACCTTCCATCAAGACACATTCCCCAATGTGCCGGGGCTACTGGCCTATGTCGAACGGCTGAAAGGTGTCGCCAAAATCCGACCCGACCAGAAGCTGATGATAGCCCGCGTCTGGCGCGACCCGCAATCGCGGCTCAACGGCCTAATGCAATTGTCACGTGGCCTAGCTGGAGTGGCGAGCAAGGCAGCCTAA
- a CDS encoding EAL domain-containing protein, with protein MGLEIIDHDGARGIDIAPISARITLPVLMEGSESTSIRNGADHLFIDDGPQRIKVIIEQALTNLTLVADDFSQDSKAQALSWLACRDHAHQFAMGIAFQRLSLLNAHNDRAKVDAMLASLRERILRFATDCSSHDIAIFRHDRGFYLLAETLRDRHKWNWMAEEIVTMLHDNSLLDDSAVSIGAQIALASRKESETPEQLLGRLDAGMDGLFGDVSVLIKWVDRGSDLPPPREANLENDLARAIDREEIIVRFQPQFAMANGHLTGVEALARWQHPELGELGAATLFAVAGRAEMVQPVSDYIQRKALQHAAAWPEALSDVRLSVNLTAQDLAIPGFADSMIETVHSSGFDAARLTVEITETALISDLKRASRLCEKLRETHMRVAIDDFGTGYSSLLYLKSLPLDYLKIDGAISRDIEGSPRDQTIVRSIIALGLALDLEVIAEGVENVAQRDHLAEEGCHYYQGFLGGEALDNADFITFAMRAN; from the coding sequence GTGGGTCTGGAGATTATAGATCATGACGGGGCAAGAGGTATCGATATTGCTCCGATATCAGCCAGGATCACTCTCCCGGTGCTAATGGAAGGCTCTGAGAGCACCAGCATCCGCAATGGCGCAGATCATCTTTTTATCGATGATGGGCCGCAGCGTATCAAGGTCATTATCGAACAGGCTCTTACAAATCTGACGCTGGTCGCTGATGATTTTAGTCAAGACAGCAAAGCACAGGCTTTATCTTGGCTCGCCTGTAGAGACCATGCACATCAATTTGCCATGGGGATCGCTTTTCAGCGATTGTCTCTACTCAATGCCCATAATGACCGCGCGAAAGTGGATGCTATGCTTGCGTCCTTGCGCGAGCGCATATTGCGGTTTGCTACTGACTGCAGCAGCCATGACATTGCGATCTTCCGGCATGATCGGGGGTTCTATCTGCTCGCCGAAACGCTGCGTGACCGGCATAAATGGAACTGGATGGCGGAAGAAATCGTCACCATGCTGCACGACAACAGCCTGCTGGATGATAGCGCTGTGTCTATCGGTGCGCAGATCGCATTAGCATCGCGCAAGGAGTCCGAAACGCCAGAGCAATTACTGGGCCGGTTGGATGCGGGAATGGATGGCCTGTTTGGAGATGTTTCGGTTCTGATCAAATGGGTTGATCGCGGCAGCGACTTACCACCGCCGCGTGAGGCCAATCTGGAAAATGATCTGGCGCGTGCGATTGACAGGGAAGAGATTATCGTCCGTTTTCAGCCGCAATTTGCCATGGCCAATGGCCATCTGACAGGGGTTGAGGCTCTGGCGCGATGGCAGCATCCGGAGCTGGGAGAGCTGGGCGCGGCGACTCTTTTCGCCGTCGCCGGCCGCGCCGAGATGGTGCAGCCGGTGTCTGACTATATACAGCGTAAGGCTTTACAACATGCCGCGGCTTGGCCTGAGGCTTTATCCGATGTCCGGCTTTCGGTGAATCTGACGGCTCAGGATCTCGCTATCCCCGGATTTGCCGACAGCATGATCGAAACGGTGCACAGTTCGGGTTTTGATGCTGCGCGTCTTACGGTGGAGATCACGGAAACTGCTCTGATCAGCGATCTAAAGCGCGCTTCGCGGCTATGTGAAAAGTTGCGTGAGACGCATATGCGGGTGGCGATTGATGATTTTGGTACCGGCTATTCCAGCCTGTTATACCTCAAATCGCTGCCGCTCGATTATCTCAAAATCGATGGTGCGATCAGCCGCGATATTGAGGGCTCACCGCGCGACCAAACGATTGTGCGCTCGATCATCGCACTGGGTTTGGCACTTGATCTGGAGGTGATTGCCGAGGGTGTAGAGAATGTCGCACAACGCGATCATCTCGCTGAAGAAGGCTGCCATTATTATCAGGGCTTCCTTGGTGGTGAAGCGCTTGATAATGCTGACTTTATTACCTTCGCCATGCGCGCGAATTAG
- a CDS encoding NAD kinase, which translates to MLGKTALMASSTADATEAAEKLRESFDWCPMEEAERVVALGGDGFMLQVLHSMLANERIIPVFGLNRGTVGFLMNIWKDSLQNFPRRLDKAKHLTVIPLSMTARTMDGETFTYPAINEVSLLRETRQTAKLEVSVNGRVRIPELVADGVLVATPAGSTAYNLSANGPILPLGSPLLALTPISPFRPRRWKGAILQDSSEISIKVLEPAKRPVSVVADQKEIRDICEINIRKDSRRSLTLMFDPEHSLDDRIAMEQFVV; encoded by the coding sequence ATGTTAGGCAAAACCGCACTGATGGCCTCTTCTACAGCCGACGCCACTGAAGCTGCCGAAAAACTGCGCGAGAGCTTTGATTGGTGTCCTATGGAAGAGGCAGAGCGAGTAGTCGCGCTCGGCGGTGACGGGTTTATGCTGCAAGTGCTGCACTCGATGCTCGCCAATGAGCGAATTATCCCGGTCTTTGGCCTCAATCGCGGCACAGTCGGCTTTCTGATGAATATCTGGAAGGATTCGCTGCAGAATTTCCCAAGGCGCCTCGATAAGGCAAAACATCTCACCGTGATCCCGCTCAGCATGACCGCGCGCACCATGGATGGCGAGACGTTCACCTATCCCGCTATCAATGAGGTATCGCTGCTGCGCGAAACAAGGCAGACGGCGAAGCTGGAAGTTTCGGTCAATGGTCGGGTCAGAATCCCGGAGCTGGTGGCCGATGGTGTGCTTGTCGCAACGCCTGCAGGCTCTACTGCCTATAATCTCTCTGCCAATGGCCCGATATTGCCGCTGGGTTCGCCGCTATTGGCCCTCACACCCATCAGCCCATTCAGGCCCCGCCGCTGGAAAGGCGCGATTTTGCAGGACAGCTCAGAAATCAGCATCAAGGTGCTGGAACCCGCGAAACGTCCGGTTAGCGTCGTCGCTGACCAAAAGGAAATCCGCGATATCTGCGAGATCAACATCCGCAAAGACAGCCGCAGAAGCCTGACTTTAATGTTTGATCCCGAGCATAGCCTGGATGATCGTATCGCGATGGAACAATTTGTTGTCTGA
- the secA gene encoding preprotein translocase subunit SecA — protein sequence MFGNLAKNLFGSSNDRYVKSLGKIVNQINALEPDMQALSDDELKAKTGEFRERVANGEALDAILPEAFAVVREASVRVTGMRHFDVQLIGGIVLHRGEISEMRTGEGKTLVATLACYLNAIEGKGVHVVTVNDYLAARDAEWMGQIYRFLGLTTGVIVPNLQEEERIAAYAADITYATNNELGFDYLRDNMKHDRSQMVQRPFNFAIVDEVDSILIDEARTPLIISGPTDDKSELYVAVNEVVQKIEEEDYEKDEKTRNISLTEDGIEKAERLLEAAGLLVGTNLYDYENTQVVHHLDQALKANVMFKRDTDYIVKDDKVVIIDEFTGRMMDGRRWSNGLHQAVEAKEGVAIKPENQTLASITFQNYFRMYPKLSGMTGTAATEAAEFFDIYKMNVVSIPTNVPVQRIDEEDEFYKNTQDKFQAIAKAIAEKNEIGQPILVGTVSIEKSELLSEYLNQEGVKHEVLNARQHEREAHIVAQAGRIGAVTIATNMAGRGTDIQLGGNLDFRIEDELGHMPEGPERDAAVEKLKAEIAEEKQRVLDAGGLFVLGTERHESRRIDNQLRGRSGRQGDPGLSRFYLCLEDDLLRIFGPDTLFAKMMNKNLADGEAIGSKWLSKAIETAQKKVEARNYDVRKQVVEYDDVMNDQRKVIYEQRAEIMDGEDVSEDIENMRLDTVNAVVYRNCPVGSYPEQWDVDGLKKDLDEVFALSPDIDGWMEEDALAQDVLEERISELSEGSLKEKIANLDDELWGSIQKSIMLQTLDHNWKEHLSTLDALRQVVFLRAYAQKTPLNEYKQEAFGLFERMLEVIREEVTKTVMTSEYRVAEPEPLPDLPDFLTTHIDPLTGEDNSNDIDGGTRGTVSSALPPRQSPAGVVPGAGVLTADPVDASEGNPYAHMNISRNAPCPCGSGRKYKHCHGALG from the coding sequence ATGTTTGGTAATCTGGCAAAAAATCTCTTTGGTTCATCCAATGACCGTTATGTCAAATCGCTCGGCAAGATCGTTAATCAGATCAACGCTTTAGAGCCTGATATGCAGGCGCTTTCAGACGATGAGCTGAAAGCCAAAACCGGCGAGTTTCGCGAGCGTGTGGCCAATGGTGAAGCGCTCGATGCTATCCTGCCCGAGGCCTTTGCTGTCGTGCGCGAGGCATCAGTCCGCGTAACCGGTATGCGCCATTTTGATGTGCAGCTGATTGGCGGCATTGTGCTGCATCGCGGCGAAATCTCTGAAATGCGCACCGGTGAGGGTAAAACGCTGGTGGCGACACTGGCCTGTTATCTCAATGCAATTGAAGGCAAGGGCGTGCATGTCGTTACCGTCAACGACTATCTCGCTGCGCGTGATGCCGAATGGATGGGACAGATTTATCGCTTTCTCGGCCTCACTACCGGGGTGATTGTTCCCAATCTGCAGGAAGAAGAGCGCATCGCCGCTTATGCTGCGGATATCACCTATGCCACCAATAATGAGCTGGGTTTCGACTATCTGCGCGACAATATGAAGCATGATCGCAGCCAGATGGTGCAGCGGCCATTCAACTTCGCGATTGTTGACGAGGTTGACTCGATCCTGATCGATGAGGCGCGGACACCGCTGATCATCTCTGGCCCGACCGATGACAAGTCCGAGCTTTATGTTGCGGTCAATGAGGTCGTGCAGAAGATTGAAGAAGAAGATTATGAGAAGGACGAGAAAACCCGCAATATCTCGCTAACCGAGGACGGCATTGAGAAAGCCGAACGTCTGCTCGAAGCGGCGGGGCTATTGGTTGGCACCAACCTTTATGATTATGAGAACACCCAGGTCGTGCATCATCTTGATCAGGCGCTCAAAGCCAATGTGATGTTCAAGCGCGACACTGATTATATCGTCAAGGATGATAAGGTGGTCATCATTGACGAGTTTACCGGGCGCATGATGGATGGCCGCCGCTGGTCCAATGGTCTGCACCAGGCGGTTGAGGCCAAGGAAGGCGTGGCGATCAAGCCGGAAAACCAGACGCTCGCCTCGATTACCTTCCAGAACTATTTCCGTATGTACCCCAAGCTGTCGGGCATGACCGGCACCGCGGCGACCGAAGCAGCGGAATTCTTCGACATCTACAAGATGAATGTCGTCTCCATCCCCACCAATGTGCCGGTGCAGCGCATCGATGAGGAAGATGAGTTCTACAAAAACACGCAGGACAAATTCCAGGCGATTGCCAAGGCGATTGCTGAGAAGAACGAGATTGGCCAGCCGATACTGGTCGGCACCGTCTCGATTGAGAAGTCCGAACTGCTGTCGGAATATCTCAATCAGGAAGGCGTGAAGCATGAGGTGCTGAATGCGCGCCAGCATGAGCGCGAGGCGCATATTGTGGCGCAGGCCGGGCGTATCGGCGCGGTGACCATTGCCACCAATATGGCGGGTCGCGGTACCGATATTCAGCTCGGTGGTAATCTCGATTTCCGCATCGAAGATGAACTAGGCCACATGCCCGAGGGCCCGGAGCGCGATGCGGCTGTCGAGAAGCTGAAAGCCGAGATTGCCGAAGAGAAACAACGCGTTCTTGATGCTGGTGGCCTTTTCGTCCTCGGTACCGAGCGGCATGAAAGCCGCCGTATCGACAATCAGTTGCGTGGCCGCTCCGGCCGTCAGGGCGACCCCGGACTGTCGCGCTTCTATCTCTGCCTGGAGGATGACCTGCTGCGCATCTTCGGTCCGGATACGCTATTTGCCAAGATGATGAACAAGAACCTTGCCGATGGTGAGGCGATTGGCTCCAAATGGCTCTCCAAAGCGATTGAAACAGCGCAGAAAAAGGTCGAAGCGCGCAACTATGATGTGCGTAAACAGGTGGTTGAATATGATGATGTGATGAATGATCAGCGCAAGGTCATTTATGAGCAGCGCGCCGAGATTATGGATGGCGAGGATGTGTCGGAAGACATTGAGAATATGCGCCTCGATACCGTCAATGCCGTGGTCTATCGCAATTGCCCGGTGGGTTCCTATCCCGAGCAATGGGATGTTGATGGGCTGAAGAAGGATCTCGATGAGGTTTTTGCACTGTCACCCGATATCGATGGCTGGATGGAAGAGGACGCATTGGCGCAGGATGTTCTGGAAGAACGGATATCCGAGCTCAGCGAAGGCTCATTAAAAGAGAAGATTGCCAATCTTGATGATGAGCTATGGGGTTCGATCCAAAAGTCGATCATGCTGCAGACGCTGGATCATAACTGGAAAGAGCATCTCTCGACGCTCGATGCGCTGCGTCAGGTGGTGTTCCTGCGTGCCTATGCCCAGAAAACCCCGCTTAATGAGTATAAGCAGGAAGCCTTTGGCCTGTTTGAGCGGATGCTCGAGGTGATCCGCGAGGAAGTGACCAAGACGGTGATGACCAGCGAATATCGCGTGGCCGAGCCGGAACCGCTGCCCGATCTGCCGGATTTCCTTACGACGCATATCGATCCGCTGACGGGCGAGGATAACAGCAATGATATCGATGGCGGTACACGCGGCACTGTCTCCAGTGCCCTGCCGCCGCGCCAAAGTCCGGCGGGTGTCGTTCCGGGGGCAGGCGTGCTGACCGCTGATCCGGTCGATGCCAGCGAGGGCAATCCCTATGCGCATATGAATATCAGCCGCAACGCGCCATGCCCCTGTGGATCAGGCCGCAAATACAAGCATTGCCACGGCGCGCTGGGGTAA
- the argJ gene encoding bifunctional glutamate N-acetyltransferase/amino-acid acetyltransferase ArgJ produces the protein MLETSPLAVPFPEMPDIDGVTLRLAHARYKDWDRADLTFVALEEGTHVAGVFTRNICCSTEVEMGREQIKQGQARGLIVNAGNANAFTGARGREAVEAIMAQVSDYLECPKERVFVSSTGVIGVPLPKDRAEAGVRSILTASPCSWRDAAQAITTTDTFPKGATASAIVDGRSITLSAIAKGSGMIAPDMATMLGYIFTDAAIAPAFLQQLLSDANSGSFNCITVDSDTSTSDTVLLFATGKAGNAPLTSYDDPGADAFASALKQVCEDLAHQIVRDGEGASKFIAVQVSGAVDNASARQIGLAIANSPLVKTAIAGEDANWGRVVMAVGKAGQPADRDQLAIRFGNQWVAREGRAIDDYDEALATAHLKQPEVEIGVDIGLGDGRATVWTCDLTHGYISINADYRS, from the coding sequence ATGTTAGAGACTTCACCGCTTGCTGTGCCCTTCCCTGAAATGCCTGATATTGACGGCGTGACACTGCGACTGGCGCATGCGCGTTATAAGGATTGGGACAGGGCAGACCTAACCTTCGTCGCTTTAGAAGAAGGCACCCATGTAGCAGGTGTGTTCACCCGCAATATCTGCTGCTCTACCGAGGTCGAAATGGGCCGCGAACAGATCAAACAGGGACAAGCACGTGGGCTGATTGTCAATGCAGGCAATGCCAATGCCTTTACCGGCGCGCGTGGGCGTGAAGCTGTCGAAGCGATTATGGCGCAGGTCTCGGACTATTTGGAATGCCCAAAGGAACGGGTTTTCGTTTCGTCCACGGGGGTAATAGGTGTTCCGTTGCCCAAGGATCGTGCCGAAGCCGGTGTCCGGTCAATCTTGACCGCATCTCCCTGTAGCTGGCGCGACGCAGCACAGGCCATAACCACCACCGACACCTTTCCCAAAGGTGCGACCGCCAGCGCGATTGTTGATGGCCGTAGCATAACCCTGTCCGCCATTGCCAAGGGTTCAGGCATGATCGCGCCCGATATGGCGACCATGCTCGGCTATATCTTCACCGATGCCGCGATTGCGCCTGCATTTCTCCAGCAACTGCTTTCCGACGCCAATAGCGGCAGTTTCAATTGCATCACTGTCGATAGCGACACCTCCACCAGCGATACGGTATTGCTCTTCGCAACAGGCAAGGCAGGCAATGCCCCCCTCACCTCTTATGATGATCCGGGTGCCGATGCCTTTGCTTCCGCACTGAAGCAGGTGTGTGAAGACCTGGCGCATCAGATTGTCCGCGATGGCGAAGGCGCGAGCAAGTTTATCGCGGTGCAAGTCTCCGGCGCAGTCGATAACGCCAGCGCGCGACAGATCGGCCTCGCCATTGCCAATTCCCCACTGGTCAAGACCGCCATCGCCGGAGAAGATGCCAATTGGGGCCGGGTGGTGATGGCCGTTGGAAAAGCCGGACAACCCGCCGACCGCGACCAGCTTGCCATTCGCTTCGGCAATCAATGGGTCGCGCGGGAAGGCCGTGCCATTGATGATTATGATGAGGCTTTAGCAACCGCACATCTGAAACAGCCTGAGGTGGAAATCGGCGTCGATATCGGCCTCGGTGATGGCCGAGCCACGGTGTGGACCTGCGATCTGACCCATGGCTATATCAGTATCAATGCGGATTATCGTAGCTGA
- a CDS encoding inositol monophosphatase family protein has product MAARPHPLDRAVTELLRQVADDLVMPYFRNLGAADIAEKSPGDLVTKADQLSEEALHQGLAKLLPDAVVVGEEACESDPSLKAQAGAPQAWIIDPIDGTGNYAAGNTPFGMIVALAENNRTIAGWIYDPVRKRICHAHYRAGAFIDSEQVRISSNLPERPNAALAMRYMTEQQREKALAIAEEHYELMPIPNCSAEQYLLLVQRQHHLTIFERTLPWDHAAGVLFLNEAGGKAARWDGSEYRPGDDRKGMLGASNPAIWEQAVELFERGL; this is encoded by the coding sequence ATGGCAGCGAGACCCCATCCGCTGGATCGCGCCGTTACTGAGTTGCTGCGTCAGGTCGCCGATGATCTGGTAATGCCCTATTTCCGCAATCTCGGCGCGGCGGATATTGCCGAAAAGTCGCCCGGTGATCTTGTTACAAAGGCGGATCAGCTTAGCGAAGAAGCACTGCATCAAGGCCTTGCAAAATTGCTGCCCGACGCTGTGGTTGTCGGTGAAGAAGCCTGTGAGTCAGACCCGTCATTAAAGGCTCAAGCTGGCGCGCCACAAGCATGGATTATCGACCCGATTGACGGCACCGGCAATTATGCTGCGGGCAATACACCTTTCGGCATGATTGTCGCGCTGGCAGAGAATAATCGCACTATTGCAGGGTGGATTTACGATCCGGTGCGCAAGCGTATCTGCCACGCACATTATCGTGCAGGTGCATTTATCGACAGCGAACAGGTCCGTATCAGCTCTAACCTACCGGAGCGCCCCAATGCCGCACTGGCGATGCGCTACATGACCGAGCAACAACGCGAAAAGGCGCTTGCCATTGCCGAGGAACACTATGAGCTGATGCCAATACCCAATTGCTCAGCCGAGCAATATCTGCTGTTGGTACAGCGCCAGCATCATTTGACAATTTTTGAGCGCACCCTGCCCTGGGATCATGCCGCCGGTGTGCTGTTTCTCAACGAAGCCGGCGGCAAAGCAGCACGTTGGGATGGCAGCGAATACCGCCCCGGCGATGATCGCAAAGGCATGCTGGGAGCGTCAAATCCGGCCATATGGGAACAGGCGGTGGAACTGTTTGAGAGGGGATTATAA
- the trxA gene encoding thioredoxin TrxA, with translation MATKAVTDDSFQSDVLGADGPVLVDFWAEWCGPCKMIGPALEEISDEMADKVTITKVNIDDNPDAPAKYGVRGIPTMILFDKGEKVAEKVGAAPKSQLKDWLEGALPG, from the coding sequence ATGGCGACAAAAGCAGTAACCGACGATAGTTTTCAGTCCGACGTATTGGGTGCGGATGGCCCGGTATTGGTCGATTTCTGGGCAGAATGGTGCGGTCCGTGTAAGATGATCGGCCCGGCGCTCGAAGAAATCAGCGATGAAATGGCCGACAAGGTGACCATTACCAAGGTCAATATCGATGATAACCCAGATGCTCCGGCTAAATATGGCGTGCGCGGTATCCCGACCATGATCCTTTTCGACAAGGGCGAGAAGGTTGCCGAGAAAGTTGGGGCAGCACCGAAAAGCCAGCTTAAGGATTGGCTTGAGGGTGCACTTCCCGGCTGA